The nucleotide window GGGGTTCGTCTCCTTGATCGCCGTCGAGACGACGACCGCGGACGGCGGCTGCGAAAGCGCGGCGATGTTCGAGGCGGCCTGGCCGACGAACAGCTCGGCGCCCTGGGCCCGCAGCGACAGCAGCGCGCGCGACTCCTTGGCGTCCGAACCGGAGACGAAAGCCCCGCGCGCCAGCAGGATCCGCGCGATGCCGGACATCCCGGCGCCGCCGATCCCGATCAGGTGCGCCCGGCGCAGCTCTTCGGGCAACTCAGGCACGGGCGGCCTCCAAAACGATCCGGGCGAGGGTTTCGTCGGCTTCGCGGTGGCCCATGCCGACCGCCGCCGCGCCCATCTTCGCGACGCGGTCGGCGTCGGTGACCAGCGGGACGACCAGCTCGGCGACCTTGGCCGGGCTGAGGTCGGCGTCGTCGATCATCAGCGCGGCCCCGGCGTCGACGGCCGGCCGGCCGTTGGTGGCCTGCTCGCCGTTGCCGATCGGCAGCGGGACGAACACCGCGGGCAGCCCGACCGAGGTCACCTCGGCGACGGTCATCGCACCCGAGCGGCAGATCGCGACGTCGGCGGCGGCGTAGGCCAGGTCCATCCGCTCCAGGTACGGCACCGGCACGTACGCCGGCTTGCCCGGGAACTCCTGCACGACCAGCGTGTTCTTCGGCCCGTGCGCGTGCAGGACGCCGACGCCGGCGTCCGCCAGGTCCTTCGCCGCGCCGGACACGGCCGCGTTGATCGACTGCGCGCCCTGCGAACCGCCGAAGACCAGCAGCGTCGGCGCGTCCGGGTCGAGGCCGAAGAACTCGCGCGCCTCGGCCCGCAGCGCGGGCCGGTCCAGCGCCGTGATCGACCGCCGCAGCGGGATCCCGACGACCTCGGCCTTCGGCAGCGGCGTCCCCGGGACGGCGACCGCGACCCGCGCGGCGAACCGGGCGCCGACCTTGTTCGCCAGGCCGGCCGACTTGTTGGCCTCATGCACGACGATCGGGACGCGCCCGCGCGCGGCCAGGTAGGCGGGCAGGGCGACGTACCCGCCGAAGCCGACGACGACGTCCGCGCCGACTCGGTCGAGGACCTCGCGGGTCTTGCGCACCGAGTCGCGGACCTTCAGCGGCAGCTTGACCAGCTCC belongs to Amycolatopsis tolypomycina and includes:
- the murG gene encoding undecaprenyldiphospho-muramoylpentapeptide beta-N-acetylglucosaminyltransferase is translated as MSKPVKGTERAAAGKAPVVVVAGGGTAGHIEPALALADAVMRLRPDATVVALGTERGLENKLVPARGYPLELIPPVPLPRKPTPELVKLPLKVRDSVRKTREVLDRVGADVVVGFGGYVALPAYLAARGRVPIVVHEANKSAGLANKVGARFAARVAVAVPGTPLPKAEVVGIPLRRSITALDRPALRAEAREFFGLDPDAPTLLVFGGSQGAQSINAAVSGAAKDLADAGVGVLHAHGPKNTLVVQEFPGKPAYVPVPYLERMDLAYAAADVAICRSGAMTVAEVTSVGLPAVFVPLPIGNGEQATNGRPAVDAGAALMIDDADLSPAKVAELVVPLVTDADRVAKMGAAAVGMGHREADETLARIVLEAARA